From a single Shewanella denitrificans OS217 genomic region:
- a CDS encoding pilus assembly protein PilM: MLSKFWRPQAPQMIGVDIGSYEIKAILLGKTADGYKIQAHSCVPIKKGAVVDHDIRDSAAVIEALKQVKRGLPKSAKFAAVSVSGSAVMTKVIYMDSSLTEEEMEAQIEIEADNLIPYSLDEVSIDFETLKTNKTDPTKVDVLLSACRTENIDSRVDALDAIDIDAKVVDVEGYALGRSAELIMAQLPPGAEEKSVALVDIGANMTTFAVVERGETIFTREQAFGGELFTQAILSTYGMSYDEAENAKIKGELPRNYTFEVLSPFQTQLLQQVKRTLQIYATASGKEKVDYIVLCGGTAKLEGMEALLLNELGINTVVANPFLGCLHGDELIKSQLQPNVNKYMVACGLALRSYAQWRI; encoded by the coding sequence ATGCTTTCAAAATTTTGGCGTCCTCAGGCACCGCAAATGATAGGGGTAGATATTGGTTCTTATGAAATCAAAGCTATCCTATTGGGCAAAACTGCTGACGGTTATAAAATTCAAGCTCACAGCTGCGTACCGATAAAAAAAGGTGCGGTAGTTGATCATGATATTCGCGATTCCGCAGCCGTGATTGAGGCGCTAAAGCAAGTCAAACGTGGCTTACCTAAATCGGCAAAATTTGCCGCTGTTTCTGTTTCTGGTTCCGCTGTGATGACCAAGGTTATTTACATGGACTCTTCACTCACCGAAGAGGAAATGGAAGCTCAAATTGAAATTGAAGCCGATAACTTAATTCCTTATTCCCTCGATGAAGTTAGCATAGATTTCGAAACCTTAAAAACCAATAAAACCGATCCCACTAAAGTGGACGTGCTATTGAGTGCTTGTCGAACTGAGAATATTGATTCTAGAGTCGATGCCCTCGATGCCATAGATATAGATGCAAAAGTGGTCGATGTAGAAGGTTATGCTTTGGGGCGTTCTGCCGAACTAATCATGGCTCAGTTACCCCCTGGCGCGGAAGAAAAGTCTGTCGCCTTAGTCGATATTGGTGCCAATATGACTACCTTTGCTGTGGTTGAACGAGGTGAAACCATATTCACTCGAGAGCAAGCCTTTGGTGGTGAACTGTTTACTCAGGCCATTTTGTCTACCTATGGTATGTCTTACGATGAAGCTGAAAACGCTAAAATTAAAGGCGAATTACCAAGGAACTATACCTTCGAAGTGTTATCTCCTTTTCAAACTCAATTATTGCAGCAAGTAAAACGTACCTTGCAAATTTATGCGACCGCCAGCGGTAAAGAAAAAGTAGATTATATAGTGCTGTGTGGCGGCACGGCCAAATTAGAGGGTATGGAAGCATTACTTTTGAATGAATTGGGCATCAACACTGTGGTTGCTAATCCATTTTTAGGTTGTTTGCATGGGGATGAACTCATTAAGTCTCAATTACAGCCAAATGTGAATAAATACATGGTTGCCTGTGGTTTGGCGCTAAGGAGTTATGCTCAATGGCGAATATAA
- a CDS encoding PilN domain-containing protein produces MANINLLPWREEAREKQKRDYMGTLALVFLMSSLVAYLSLSLIEGMTENQRSRNAYLKSEISLLDAQIEEISKITERKKDIERRTEIILNLQQSRNLPTHVLDELVRIVPPGIYLSSIDKKGSVLWIEGRSESNNNVANMMRKVKTSEYLDDPSMQSIVAQNEELRLLQRFKLRIAIRETSSFELDAGGNTAQGAKK; encoded by the coding sequence ATGGCGAATATAAATTTACTCCCTTGGCGTGAAGAAGCCCGAGAGAAGCAAAAGCGTGATTATATGGGGACACTTGCGCTGGTTTTTCTCATGAGTTCATTGGTGGCGTATCTTTCTTTAAGTTTGATAGAGGGAATGACTGAAAACCAAAGGTCACGCAATGCCTACTTGAAATCCGAAATTAGTTTGCTCGATGCGCAAATAGAAGAGATAAGTAAAATTACCGAGCGGAAAAAAGACATCGAGCGGCGCACAGAAATTATTCTCAATTTGCAGCAATCTAGGAATCTTCCCACTCATGTTTTAGATGAATTGGTGCGTATCGTGCCGCCGGGAATTTACTTATCAAGCATAGATAAAAAGGGCAGCGTACTTTGGATAGAAGGGCGCAGTGAATCTAATAATAATGTTGCCAATATGATGCGTAAGGTAAAGACCTCTGAATATTTGGACGACCCGAGTATGCAGTCTATCGTGGCGCAAAATGAAGAGCTTCGCTTGTTACAGCGCTTTAAGTTAAGAATAGCCATTCGTGAAACGAGTAGTTTTGAGCTCGATGCTGGTGGCAATACCGCCCAAGGAGCGAAGAAATGA
- a CDS encoding type 4a pilus biogenesis protein PilO, giving the protein MNFDLEQFNDIDFENIGGWPKLVKLVFAAILSVVVLAGSYYLFISDAIDTLSYEQNEEIKLRQDFENKYRLAANLKLYREQLVVMEAQFAELLKMLPSENEMPGLLDDLTFVATDAGLKITSLDWEAEIERDFYIEFPIKMTVNGNYHEIGDMVSAVAKLPRIVSLHDFSIVKDESGELSMNILAKTYRFKEGAELPKELPKAKGK; this is encoded by the coding sequence ATGAATTTCGACCTTGAACAGTTTAACGATATTGATTTCGAAAACATTGGTGGCTGGCCAAAATTAGTTAAGTTGGTTTTTGCTGCCATACTTTCGGTAGTGGTGCTTGCGGGCAGTTATTATTTATTTATTTCCGATGCCATAGATACCCTTTCTTATGAGCAAAATGAAGAAATTAAATTACGCCAAGATTTTGAGAATAAATACCGATTAGCAGCTAATCTAAAATTATACCGAGAACAACTAGTGGTAATGGAAGCGCAGTTCGCTGAGTTATTAAAAATGTTGCCCTCGGAAAATGAAATGCCAGGATTACTCGATGATCTTACTTTTGTTGCCACAGATGCAGGCCTTAAGATCACTAGCCTAGATTGGGAGGCTGAAATCGAGCGTGACTTTTATATTGAATTTCCTATTAAGATGACAGTGAATGGTAATTACCATGAAATCGGCGATATGGTCAGCGCCGTAGCCAAATTGCCACGTATTGTCAGTTTGCATGATTTTTCAATTGTAAAAGACGAGTCTGGCGAATTATCAATGAATATCCTAGCCAAGACCTATCGATTTAAAGAAGGGGCCGAACTACCCAAAGAATTACCTAAGGCTAAGGGGAAATAA
- a CDS encoding pilus assembly protein PilP translates to MKHLSLLALVFLLTACVGDRSDLELFVTTTKAQHVARIPPLKEPPKFEHFVYQAQLMRSPFVPPSRELTEEVVDTSKDCLQPDLQRRKGRLETYALDNLKMRGTLSEGDTIWALLESTDGNVYRLGVGEFVGLYHGRIAKVTLQFIEILELIPDGSGCWTERSSNLELSGK, encoded by the coding sequence ATGAAACATTTGTCTTTATTGGCTTTGGTATTCTTGCTAACCGCTTGTGTGGGTGACCGTAGCGATCTTGAGTTATTTGTGACTACCACAAAAGCGCAACACGTAGCCCGGATTCCACCGTTAAAAGAACCGCCTAAATTTGAGCATTTTGTTTATCAAGCTCAATTAATGCGTAGCCCATTTGTTCCGCCTTCGCGGGAATTGACCGAAGAAGTGGTCGACACCAGCAAAGATTGTTTACAGCCTGATTTACAAAGACGTAAAGGCCGCTTAGAAACCTACGCCCTAGATAATTTGAAAATGCGGGGGACCTTAAGTGAAGGTGACACTATTTGGGCGTTATTGGAGTCCACCGATGGAAACGTATATCGTTTAGGGGTAGGGGAATTTGTGGGTTTATACCATGGCCGAATTGCTAAAGTGACGTTGCAATTTATAGAAATATTAGAATTAATACCTGATGGTTCAGGTTGCTGGACGGAAAGATCCAGCAACTTAGAATTATCCGGTAAATAA
- a CDS encoding type IV pilus secretin PilQ, which produces MKSSAAITTVKKSQSVMKYLFAIILSIGILPNALAANRLMDVKYHSLVDHQLELELVFESDIMSPQVDLSAEPAQIMLNFADTVSELSSDKVVINSVGVDSLITEQDDSALRVTLNLNSVKPYQGKIVGNSYRLTINDAQAGPQQADDPFVNAVSNIDFRRSKTGGGQLSIQLNNRSVAANVEQVGSKLEIKLYNTDIKSELLYVMDVQDFATPVVSFETFKDDLTTRIIVDVDGNYDYDYRQEGNVFKIDIDKVERISIAKEDKKYSGKTLSLNFQNISVRTVLQIIADYNNFNLVTSDTVEGNITLRLDDVPWDQALDLILQAKGLDKRIEGNILMVAPSEELAIRESQDLKNKQEVKELAPLYSEFLQINYAKAIDIAELLKSEDSSLLSTRGSVAVDQRTNTLLVKDTADIIDNIHRLIEVLDIPIKQVLIESRMVTVKDDVSEDLGIRWGITDQQGTKGTSGSLTGSQNIANGVVPSIDDRLNVNLPAAASNHTSIAFHVAKLADGTILDLELSALEQENKGEIIASPRITTSNQKAAYIEQGVEIPYVQSTSSGATSVTFKKAVLSLRVTPQITPDNRVILDLEITQDSQGKTVDTPTGPAVAIDTQRIGTQVLVDNGETIVLGGIYQQNLISRVSKVPILGDIPYVGFLFRNTTDKNERQELLIFVTPKIVTEKL; this is translated from the coding sequence ATGAAATCTTCTGCCGCGATAACGACAGTAAAAAAGAGTCAATCAGTGATGAAATATCTATTCGCCATAATCTTAAGTATTGGCATCTTACCTAATGCGCTGGCCGCAAACCGACTAATGGATGTGAAATATCATTCGCTTGTGGATCACCAATTAGAATTAGAACTGGTATTTGAGTCAGACATAATGTCACCGCAAGTGGATTTATCTGCCGAACCCGCGCAGATCATGCTCAACTTTGCCGATACAGTGTCAGAATTATCTAGTGATAAAGTAGTCATCAACAGTGTTGGGGTTGACTCTTTAATCACAGAGCAAGATGATTCGGCATTGAGAGTGACTCTAAACTTAAACAGCGTTAAGCCTTATCAAGGCAAGATAGTCGGTAATAGCTATCGTTTGACGATTAATGATGCCCAAGCTGGCCCTCAACAAGCTGATGATCCTTTCGTTAATGCCGTGAGTAATATTGATTTTCGCCGTAGCAAAACCGGCGGTGGTCAATTATCTATCCAATTAAATAATCGCTCTGTTGCGGCAAATGTTGAGCAAGTGGGTTCAAAGCTTGAAATCAAACTGTATAACACAGACATAAAATCAGAGTTGCTTTATGTGATGGACGTGCAGGACTTTGCGACGCCAGTGGTCAGTTTTGAAACCTTTAAAGATGATTTAACCACGCGTATTATTGTCGATGTTGATGGTAATTATGACTATGACTACCGCCAAGAAGGCAATGTGTTTAAAATCGATATCGACAAAGTCGAGCGGATATCCATAGCTAAAGAAGATAAAAAATACAGCGGTAAAACATTATCGCTAAATTTTCAAAATATTTCTGTGCGCACGGTATTACAGATCATTGCCGATTATAACAACTTCAATTTAGTCACTAGCGATACGGTCGAAGGCAACATTACTCTGCGTCTAGATGATGTGCCTTGGGATCAAGCCTTAGATCTTATCTTACAAGCCAAGGGGCTGGATAAGCGCATCGAAGGTAACATCCTTATGGTGGCGCCAAGCGAAGAATTAGCCATTCGTGAAAGCCAAGATTTAAAGAACAAACAAGAAGTGAAAGAGCTAGCACCACTATACTCTGAGTTTTTACAAATTAACTACGCCAAAGCCATAGACATTGCCGAGCTGCTTAAGAGTGAAGACTCTAGCCTGTTATCCACTCGGGGTAGCGTTGCGGTTGATCAAAGAACCAATACCTTGCTGGTCAAAGACACTGCTGACATCATAGATAATATTCACCGCCTTATTGAAGTGCTGGATATTCCGATCAAGCAGGTATTGATTGAATCACGCATGGTCACAGTTAAAGACGATGTCTCAGAAGACTTAGGCATACGTTGGGGCATAACGGATCAACAAGGTACTAAGGGAACATCAGGATCGTTAACCGGCTCGCAGAACATTGCTAATGGGGTTGTGCCTAGCATTGATGACAGGTTAAATGTCAATTTACCTGCCGCCGCGAGCAACCACACCAGCATAGCCTTTCATGTGGCCAAATTAGCTGACGGCACCATTCTCGATTTAGAGTTAAGCGCCTTAGAGCAGGAGAATAAAGGTGAAATTATTGCCAGCCCAAGAATCACCACGTCAAATCAGAAGGCCGCTTACATTGAGCAAGGTGTTGAAATTCCGTATGTGCAGTCCACATCCAGTGGTGCTACATCTGTGACCTTTAAGAAAGCCGTGTTGTCACTGCGGGTAACCCCGCAAATTACTCCAGACAATCGAGTGATCCTAGATCTTGAAATTACCCAAGACTCACAGGGTAAAACCGTTGATACCCCAACGGGGCCTGCCGTGGCTATCGACACCCAACGTATTGGCACTCAAGTCTTGGTTGATAACGGCGAAACCATAGTGTTAGGTGGTATTTATCAACAGAACCTCATTAGCCGCGTCAGCAAGGTGCCAATTTTAGGTGATATTCCTTATGTTGGCTTCTTGTTTAGGAATACCACGGACAAAAATGAGCGCCAAGAGCTGCTGATTTTCGTGACACCTAAGATAGTGACAGAAAAGCTGTAA
- the aroK gene encoding shikimate kinase AroK: protein MAEKRNIFLVGPMGAGKSTIGRHLAQLLHLEFHDSDHEIEQRTGADIAWVFDVEGEEGFRRREAQVIADLSEKQGIVLATGGGSVQSKDIRNHLSARGIVVYLETTIDKQVARTQRDKRRPLLQVDDPREVLENLAETRNPLYEEIADVIVKTDEQSAKIVANQIIEQLGF from the coding sequence ATGGCTGAAAAACGCAATATTTTTCTGGTAGGCCCTATGGGCGCAGGTAAAAGCACAATTGGTCGCCATCTGGCACAACTGCTGCATTTAGAATTCCACGATTCAGATCACGAAATCGAGCAACGCACAGGTGCGGATATTGCTTGGGTATTCGATGTTGAAGGTGAAGAAGGCTTCCGTCGTCGTGAAGCTCAAGTCATAGCCGACTTATCCGAGAAGCAAGGTATAGTACTTGCGACCGGTGGCGGCTCTGTCCAGAGCAAAGACATACGTAACCATCTTTCAGCTCGCGGCATCGTTGTGTATTTGGAAACCACAATAGACAAGCAGGTAGCTCGTACTCAAAGAGATAAGCGCCGCCCCTTGTTACAGGTAGACGATCCGAGAGAAGTGCTTGAAAATCTTGCTGAAACTCGTAATCCTTTGTATGAAGAGATTGCCGATGTTATCGTTAAGACAGACGAGCAAAGCGCAAAGATAGTCGCCAATCAAATTATTGAGCAACTCGGTTTTTAG
- the aroB gene encoding 3-dehydroquinate synthase translates to MQQIQVNLGDRSYPIHIGLDLLKQQQTFQSLQSKKVFIVTNDVVAPLYLTQVKAALADCASVDVFVLPDGEKNKDLAHLEQIFSALLEKNYARDTTLLALGGGVIGDMTGFAAACYQRGVPFVQVPTTLLAQVDSSVGGKTAVNHPLGKNMIGAFYQPQCVIIDTQCLHSLPKAEFDAGMAEVIKYGIIWDAEFFLWLENNIAALKALDTQALTYAIAKCCAIKADIVSQDETEQGVRALLNLGHTFGHAIEAQMGYGNWLHGQAVAAGSVLAAKTALALGLLDALSVQRIENLFRAFDLPIDGPQSMAFSDYMRHMRRDKKVLASKIRLILPQAIGQAGIYSDVDEALLAQVINPS, encoded by the coding sequence ATGCAACAGATCCAAGTCAATTTAGGTGACAGAAGTTATCCCATACACATTGGCTTAGATCTGTTAAAACAGCAGCAGACCTTTCAATCGCTTCAATCCAAGAAAGTCTTCATTGTCACAAATGATGTTGTCGCGCCTTTGTACTTAACTCAAGTCAAAGCCGCGTTGGCAGATTGTGCCTCTGTGGACGTTTTTGTGTTGCCTGATGGTGAAAAAAATAAAGATTTAGCCCATTTAGAGCAGATTTTTTCGGCGTTATTAGAAAAAAACTACGCTCGGGATACCACATTGCTGGCCTTAGGTGGCGGTGTGATTGGTGATATGACAGGCTTTGCCGCCGCATGTTATCAAAGAGGGGTGCCTTTTGTTCAAGTTCCCACAACCTTATTAGCGCAAGTCGACTCCTCTGTCGGTGGAAAAACTGCGGTTAATCATCCCTTAGGTAAGAACATGATTGGGGCATTTTATCAGCCTCAATGTGTGATTATCGATACCCAGTGTTTACACAGTTTGCCTAAAGCGGAGTTTGACGCAGGTATGGCTGAGGTGATCAAATACGGTATCATTTGGGATGCCGAGTTTTTCCTCTGGTTAGAAAACAATATCGCAGCACTTAAGGCGTTAGATACGCAGGCGCTGACTTATGCTATCGCCAAATGTTGTGCTATTAAGGCCGATATTGTGTCTCAAGATGAGACAGAGCAAGGTGTGCGGGCATTGTTGAATTTAGGTCATACTTTTGGCCATGCTATTGAAGCGCAAATGGGTTATGGTAATTGGTTGCACGGTCAAGCGGTTGCCGCAGGAAGTGTGCTGGCGGCCAAAACTGCCTTAGCGCTGGGTCTATTGGATGCTCTCAGCGTGCAAAGAATAGAAAACCTCTTTCGTGCATTTGATTTACCTATTGATGGGCCGCAAAGCATGGCGTTTTCTGACTATATGCGACATATGCGCCGGGATAAAAAGGTACTGGCGAGTAAAATTAGGCTGATATTACCTCAAGCCATAGGCCAGGCTGGAATTTATAGTGATGTGGATGAAGCCTTATTAGCGCAGGTTATCAACCCGTCTTAA
- a CDS encoding AAA family ATPase, whose translation MASYSEQLLVLCGAKGSGKSTLAAALASELEEINSALVVCPQHVDSNEIRRKILIQLISDPIFDDELPLTDTLLRIQSYLTKPLHIIIDDAHLLPKVLWAECILLSQMSCGGKHVSVTFTIENKFWQPLLAELGKAVDDSVLQVIIEPLPIAEREALYQSLLLRSEQDAFTPRNIVSGLLEKQAGTPAEVVSLLATALETKNANKHSPKRHSRLISFMGILAAILAWWLFTNPSLWNEGKSLGFSKVKFASEVERLQDNWLIDYGQQLLSHYWWQRNSPLNLHLSPGELLQTELVNANQNDDEPLTSTLNQTDNGGVSIGRPDRAQPLGLQEKATQQDKDIAQAQELAQRQLNSETSPPLAKLAPVSVVGNVSVAAENTKAVPASRIQNNVAAVKSQSPTAKVKPEANLGKAPYKNGYTLQLANVTQRASLRPILTQIPRSELVIHASQTGHFLLFVGNFSSEAQARNKAAELKRLGLGDPWLRRWADLQQYSFE comes from the coding sequence ATGGCTAGTTATAGCGAGCAATTATTGGTTTTGTGTGGTGCTAAGGGCTCGGGGAAAAGCACCCTTGCTGCGGCGCTTGCCAGTGAGCTTGAAGAGATTAATTCAGCATTGGTTGTTTGCCCTCAACATGTAGACAGTAATGAAATCCGCCGTAAGATCCTTATTCAACTTATTTCAGATCCCATATTCGATGATGAACTCCCGCTTACCGATACCCTGTTGCGCATTCAATCCTACTTAACGAAACCACTGCATATTATTATCGACGATGCCCATCTTTTACCTAAGGTACTGTGGGCTGAGTGTATTTTACTGAGCCAAATGTCCTGTGGCGGTAAGCATGTTTCAGTGACCTTCACCATAGAAAATAAGTTTTGGCAGCCCTTGTTGGCCGAGTTAGGTAAAGCGGTAGATGATTCTGTACTGCAAGTGATAATTGAGCCTTTGCCGATAGCAGAACGTGAGGCCTTATATCAAAGCTTGCTATTAAGAAGTGAACAAGATGCCTTCACCCCAAGAAACATAGTGTCTGGGTTGTTGGAGAAGCAAGCGGGGACCCCAGCTGAAGTGGTGAGCTTACTTGCAACTGCATTAGAAACCAAAAATGCAAACAAGCACTCGCCAAAACGTCATTCACGGCTAATTTCCTTTATGGGCATACTGGCAGCCATATTAGCTTGGTGGTTGTTTACTAATCCCAGTCTTTGGAATGAGGGTAAATCGTTAGGCTTTAGCAAGGTTAAGTTTGCTTCAGAAGTTGAGCGTCTACAGGACAATTGGCTTATAGATTATGGCCAGCAGTTGCTTAGCCATTATTGGTGGCAACGAAATAGCCCGTTAAATTTACACTTATCACCAGGCGAGCTGTTGCAAACTGAGCTTGTTAACGCTAACCAGAACGATGATGAGCCTTTGACTAGCACACTAAACCAGACAGATAATGGGGGCGTATCCATTGGCCGTCCAGATAGGGCGCAACCCCTCGGCCTGCAAGAGAAAGCAACACAGCAAGATAAAGACATTGCACAAGCTCAGGAATTAGCTCAGCGACAACTCAATAGTGAAACCAGCCCGCCGTTGGCAAAATTAGCCCCAGTGTCAGTGGTCGGCAATGTATCTGTTGCTGCAGAAAATACTAAAGCGGTACCTGCTTCTAGAATTCAGAATAACGTCGCCGCTGTTAAAAGCCAAAGCCCCACAGCTAAGGTAAAGCCGGAGGCAAACTTAGGCAAAGCACCCTATAAAAATGGTTATACATTACAATTGGCAAACGTTACCCAGCGAGCTTCCTTGAGACCTATTTTAACTCAAATTCCTCGTTCTGAGTTGGTGATACATGCCAGTCAAACGGGGCATTTCTTGTTATTTGTAGGGAATTTTTCATCGGAGGCACAGGCAAGAAATAAAGCTGCAGAGTTGAAGCGCTTAGGTTTGGGTGACCCTTGGTTAAGGCGCTGGGCTGATTTGCAGCAGTATAGCTTCGAATAG